The sequence below is a genomic window from Pseudomonas cannabina.
CAGGTATTCGCCACCCAGGTCGGTCAGCGCTGTCACGACATCATCAACCATCCGGGCCTGCCACTGGCGGTGTTCATCGCGCGTCGTCCGGGCACCGAAAGCTATCTGATCGATCTGCGCGACGGCAGCCTGCTGCAAACCATCACCTCACAGCCCGATCGACACTTTTATGGGCATGCCGTGATTCATCGTGACGGCGAATGGCTTTACGCCACGGAAAACGACACGAGCGATCCTGGTCGCGGTCTGCTGGGCGTCTATCGATTTGTCGATGAGCGACTGGAGTATTCAGGCGAAATACCAACGCACGGCATCGGTCCACATCAGGTGTCATGGATGCCGGACGGCGAAACCCTCGCAGTCGCCAATGGCGGCATTCGCACTGAAGCGGAAAGTCGCGTTGAAATGAACCTCGATGCGATGCAGCCCAGCCTGGTGCTGATGCAGCGTGACGGGACGTTGCTGAGCAAGGAAACATTGTCGCAGCAGATGAACAGCGTGCGACATATGGGCATCGCTGCGGACGGCACCATCGTTGCCGGTCAACAGTTCATGGGGCCCAGCCACGAACTGGCCGAGCTGCTGGCGATCAAGCGTCCGGGCCAGCCATTTCAGGCGTTTCCGGTGGCAGAAGAGCAACTGCGCGCAATGGCCCACTACACGGCCAGCGTCGCGGTGCACAGTGAGCTGCGACTGGTCGCCCTCACGGCTCCGCGTGGCAACCGGTTTTTCATCTGGGATCTGGACAGCGGCGCCTTGAAACTGGACGCACCGTTGCCGGACTGCGCGGGCGTCGGTGCAGTGGCAGACGGTTTCGTGGTCACGTCAGGCCAAGGCCGCTGCCGGTTTTACGATTGCCGCAAAAGCGGATTAATGGCCAAGCCTCTGGATTTGCCCGCAGGGCTTTGGGACAACCACTTGCACGTGGCGTAACTGTCGACACAAGCGCACACACGCAAAAAGGCCCCTTGAAGGGGCCTTTGAGTGGGCGTGAAACAGGCTCAGTTACGAACGCCGGTCCCTTGAACCAGGCCGTACATGAGCAGCAAAAGGTCGTGATCCGGGCTCACCGCAACCAGGCTTTTCGCCACGCGCGGCATCGGACAATACCCCTCACCATGCACCGCGCTGAGTATCCGGGTCGCCGGTTGCTCGAACGCAGCAATTGCAACGGTCGCTGTCGCCAGCGCACTGAACACAAATAGACCTCTTGCCATTTCTAGTTTCATGACTCTAAACCTTTGATGGAGCTGCCAAATGCCGCCTCGTAAAAATAGACCAGCTTTTGCCAGTCTGCATCACTGAATGACGAATGGCGTCGGAGCTGTTTCATGTCGTGCTGGGCCGCACCGTAAGCGGTCACGCGGCGACGGCCTTTTTCCAGATCGAGCAAGGCCACCTGAACGTCGGCGTCGGGGCCTTCGCCGGTTACGCGGACAAAAATGTGCTTGATGTACAGACAGCTGTGCTGCCAGCGACCGAGGTGCATACGCGCCAGAGTAGTCGCGACTTCCTTGAGCATCCGCTCGTAAAACAGCTCGCCATGGCGCTCCCTTCCGCCGGCATCGAGCCATTTCTGGATTTCTCCGAACCCCACCAGCTCGACGGTGACCAAAAGCGCCTGCCAGGCATTTTCATCGCCGCGTCTGGCACCGCAGAACACGACCTCAGGTACGACCACACCCTGTTTGCGCAACCCTTCGAGCGCCTCGCGTTCACGCAGTACCGTCGGGCGTCCGAGCGGGTGCAACAGGCTACGTTATATATGACCCGTCTGGCGTTTGGCATAAAGGGTCTTGCCGTCCTCCATCAGCAGCCGCTGTACGCCACTTTCTCCGCCGCGACGCACATTAGGTTCTTCAACCCATTCGCCGCGCTTGCTCCAGAAATGGCTGAACTCATCCTGGATCGAGTTCACAACTGGCTTTTTCGAGGACTGCAAACCCATCTTTTTACCTTTTACGTAAGACATAGACACGCCACATGGCGTACATCAGCAGGAAATCCATTCGGTTCTGAATGCGAAATCCGGCCTGCTCAAATTCGGTTTCTACTGTTGTTACAGGTAACACAAAACGGTTCTGGTAACCTTCCTGCACACCTTTTTGCGAACGTTTTTTCTCCAGACGTCCGCGTTTCCAGGCCTTGAAGTTGCCGTCGACCCATAGCGAGACAATCACGCTGTCCCGGGTCACCCGCTGAAACTCCCTCAATAGAGCCATTCGGTCGGTGGACTGACCAATATGGTGCATCAGACGCATGCAAAAGATACTGTCTACCGCGTTGTCAGGCAGATCGATGTCGAAGGCAGATGTCTGCAAGGGTTGTACCCTTTTCACGATTTCTGCCGGTTGCGACTCCATGGCGGTGTTAAGCATATGGACAGCGTTGTCAGCACCGATGATCGAGCGGTTGGGTTTTTCGGCCAGTAATGGCCAAAAACGACCAGCACCGCACGGCAGATCCAGAACGAGCCCGGGGTCACCGGCCACGTGCAAAGCCTTTCTGGCCAATTGCTCGTCACGATGGTGCGACAGCTTGCGCCACAGACCATCCTGATGCTTTTCAAAGTATCGACGGGCATGCGTCCTGTCGTATTTACGGGAAAAATCGAGTTCTATGCGCTCGCTCATGAGGGCAGCTCCTGACAGTGATGGGGGCCAAAATAGAGGCCACGCCGTTACTGTCAGGTCATCTCAACGTGAAAAAATTGTCACGTTGGTGAGACAGGTGTTTCGAGATTTTACAGAGAGATAAGCGCTGTGTGTGACCAATCGACGAAATGCAGTCGATTTCCGATCACACACCGGCGCTTTTTGTCAGAGAAAGAACTCAGGACTTAACGACGTTCAGGGTCACGCTGAACCGGCAGCCATGCGGTTCCATGGGGCTCAGATCCACGCTCCAGCCCTGATTGACGCAGATGCGCTGCACCAGTGACAGGCCGAGCCCCAGCCCTTCACCGCGCTGCTCGTTGCCGCGCACGAACGGCTCGAACATGGCTTCGCGTTTTTCTTCGGGAATGCCGACGCCGCTGTCCTCGACCGTGAAGCTTTCCGCTTGCAGGGTCAAAATGATGAAGCCTTCGTCCGTGTAGTGCAGAGCATTGCGCAGCAGGTTGCCCATGACCGCGTGCAGGAACGTCGCGTTGTAGCGAATGTCCGAGACCTGATCTTCAGGTGGAGGGTTGTAGGTCAGCGTAAGGCCTTTGCTCTCGATAGGGTCGCGCCACTGCGAGATCAGTTGTTCGGCCACGCCGACCAGGATAGCTTTCGGTGTCATCGCCGGGTCTTCACGCTGAGTGCGGGCGAGCATGAGGAAGGTCTGCACCAGATCGCGCATTTCCTCGCAGGCACGGCCGATCCGCTCGACCTGCCGACGCGCGCGCTGGTCGAGTGCAGGATTTTCCAAAAGCAGCTCGCAGGAACTGGCCAGCACCATCAACGGTGTGCGCAGCTCATGGCTCACATCGCTGGTAAACATCCGCTCGCGGATCAGCGCCTGTCTGAGGCGACCCAGCGTCGCGTCGAAGGCGACTGCCAGTTCACCCACCTCATCGGCGGCGTAATCGGGTGCCAGCGGCGGTGCCAGGCCCAGAAGCTGGTCACGATGACGAACCTGTCTGGCAAGGCGCACGACCGGCGCCATGACGCGACGCGCCAGCACCCAGCCGAGAAACACCGCCAGCGCCAGCGCCAACACGAAGCCCACCAGCACGACGGCAAACAGCACCCGTTCGCGCTCTTCGAAATCGCTTTGGTCCTGCAGCAGCGCATAATGCCGACCGTCCACCACCTCGATCATGGCGTGGTAAGACAATGGCCCGCGAAAAACCTCGTGGAAGCCCGGCTCAAGATGCCGCAGGTCCTTGGGCAG
It includes:
- a CDS encoding DUF1513 domain-containing protein is translated as MLRRQVMALAKWLPSARMLGGWTLLRQKDQGPLLLSARDDSDGRHYAVGYRLDGTQVFATQVGQRCHDIINHPGLPLAVFIARRPGTESYLIDLRDGSLLQTITSQPDRHFYGHAVIHRDGEWLYATENDTSDPGRGLLGVYRFVDERLEYSGEIPTHGIGPHQVSWMPDGETLAVANGGIRTEAESRVEMNLDAMQPSLVLMQRDGTLLSKETLSQQMNSVRHMGIAADGTIVAGQQFMGPSHELAELLAIKRPGQPFQAFPVAEEQLRAMAHYTASVAVHSELRLVALTAPRGNRFFIWDLDSGALKLDAPLPDCAGVGAVADGFVVTSGQGRCRFYDCRKSGLMAKPLDLPAGLWDNHLHVA
- a CDS encoding class I SAM-dependent methyltransferase, whose protein sequence is MSERIELDFSRKYDRTHARRYFEKHQDGLWRKLSHHRDEQLARKALHVAGDPGLVLDLPCGAGRFWPLLAEKPNRSIIGADNAVHMLNTAMESQPAEIVKRVQPLQTSAFDIDLPDNAVDSIFCMRLMHHIGQSTDRMALLREFQRVTRDSVIVSLWVDGNFKAWKRGRLEKKRSQKGVQEGYQNRFVLPVTTVETEFEQAGFRIQNRMDFLLMYAMWRVYVLRKR
- a CDS encoding sensor histidine kinase translates to MEFKQSLAQRIIIAFALMSALVAGSFAIGIISTVHLVEEKLISAGLGGDLNRLMLMDSVSDWSHRPKPDQLFYFSNGPGDFDLPKDLRHLEPGFHEVFRGPLSYHAMIEVVDGRHYALLQDQSDFEERERVLFAVVLVGFVLALALAVFLGWVLARRVMAPVVRLARQVRHRDQLLGLAPPLAPDYAADEVGELAVAFDATLGRLRQALIRERMFTSDVSHELRTPLMVLASSCELLLENPALDQRARRQVERIGRACEEMRDLVQTFLMLARTQREDPAMTPKAILVGVAEQLISQWRDPIESKGLTLTYNPPPEDQVSDIRYNATFLHAVMGNLLRNALHYTDEGFIILTLQAESFTVEDSGVGIPEEKREAMFEPFVRGNEQRGEGLGLGLSLVQRICVNQGWSVDLSPMEPHGCRFSVTLNVVKS